In one Lysobacter alkalisoli genomic region, the following are encoded:
- a CDS encoding NEW3 domain-containing protein, producing the protein MVFGTSSRPFARRASFLQPRSLLLAFLALSALAAAGSATAATYYVRTDGGSAAQCTGTNNAAYPGSGSNQACAWNSLHQALPIGATARINGGDTVYIAPGEYMIGWGAPGAEGGRCYSGGRYDCYLPPIPSGPSATSKTRILGLDPARPPKLWGTERVQSMLNLNGSSNVEIGHLEITDKSDCVEFHTNSSARCERNSAPYGQWASVGISASNSRNVHLHDLDIHGLANRGIMAGGLTDWTVERVKFVGNGWAGWDGDIGSGSSNSGNIVLREVEIGWNGCGERWQTRQPWACWAQQAGGYGDGLGTATTGGHWLIEDSYIHHNTSDGIDLLYMDGGSNSSVTIRRTHAVGNAGNQLKTNGRATIENSVVIGNCSFFDGRDSMQSGDQCRALGNVVSVGMVNSQPVVLRHNTITGEGDCLILSSGGGSSASLSIQNNALVGQTDWRQPFELSCGHYADNSSAQVSFSGNAFWNVKQGQCPSGSICTNPRLASTTLASFDATPLSDSPLVNKAPALSGITNDFYTNPRPSGSAPDIGAIELQSGGGSPTPTCTRNAPTLSLSGGGSAVAAGTAITYTLSLTNRDSSACQNTSFSLARTVPSGWTGTLGSSSLSVAPGASASTTLRVTSPTSASAGSYNIGAGTSSSVGSSHTANASATYTVASQTAPPAPGCTRAKPTVRLTGSSRPSRAGNPARYTLSITNRDSGACGSTTFNLARTVPSGWTGTLDASSLRLAAGASGSTTLRVNSQRTTSAGSYDISARTTSSVGSVHSASAVASHTVASVRLYSSSDDKSGSDGVSGAFWGGFDNRRLIRLASVDGPQQLFDHSGHFSATDTRHYGSARQAADSSWYVATTSSARRVAPITDSIAMLDEEDENERAEGTRSNASNRPATAAPVTVSAPQSTAAPVAPSRRTGTHAKTPITWQIISSVRHYTLDASDDMGDSRAAGQVAYAAVQTQ; encoded by the coding sequence GTGGTTTTTGGCACCTCTTCCCGCCCGTTCGCGCGGCGAGCATCCTTCCTGCAGCCCCGTTCGCTGCTGCTCGCCTTCCTCGCCCTTTCCGCCCTCGCAGCCGCCGGCTCGGCCACCGCCGCCACGTACTACGTCCGCACCGACGGCGGCAGCGCTGCCCAGTGCACCGGCACCAACAATGCCGCCTATCCCGGCTCCGGCTCCAATCAAGCCTGCGCCTGGAACTCCCTCCACCAGGCCCTGCCCATCGGCGCCACCGCCCGCATCAACGGCGGCGATACCGTCTACATCGCTCCCGGCGAATACATGATCGGCTGGGGCGCCCCCGGCGCCGAAGGCGGACGCTGCTACTCCGGCGGCCGCTACGACTGCTACCTGCCGCCCATCCCCTCCGGCCCCAGCGCCACCAGCAAGACCCGCATCCTCGGCCTCGACCCCGCTCGCCCGCCCAAGCTCTGGGGCACCGAACGCGTCCAGTCCATGCTCAACCTCAACGGCAGCTCCAACGTCGAGATCGGACACCTGGAGATCACCGACAAGAGCGACTGCGTTGAATTCCACACCAACTCCAGCGCCCGCTGCGAGCGCAACTCCGCCCCCTACGGCCAGTGGGCCAGCGTCGGCATCTCCGCCTCCAACTCGCGCAACGTCCACCTCCACGACCTCGACATCCATGGCCTGGCCAACCGCGGCATCATGGCCGGCGGCCTCACCGACTGGACCGTGGAACGAGTCAAGTTCGTCGGCAACGGCTGGGCCGGCTGGGACGGCGACATCGGATCGGGCAGTTCCAACAGCGGCAACATCGTCCTGCGCGAGGTCGAGATCGGCTGGAACGGCTGCGGCGAACGCTGGCAGACCCGACAGCCCTGGGCCTGCTGGGCCCAGCAGGCCGGCGGCTACGGCGACGGCCTGGGCACCGCCACCACCGGCGGCCACTGGCTGATCGAGGACAGCTACATCCACCACAACACCTCCGACGGCATCGACCTGCTGTACATGGACGGCGGCAGCAACTCCTCGGTCACCATCCGCCGCACCCACGCCGTCGGCAATGCCGGCAACCAGCTCAAGACCAACGGCCGCGCCACCATCGAGAACTCGGTGGTGATCGGCAACTGTTCCTTCTTCGACGGCCGCGACTCCATGCAGTCCGGCGACCAGTGCCGTGCCCTGGGCAACGTCGTCTCCGTCGGCATGGTCAACAGCCAGCCGGTCGTGCTGCGGCACAACACCATCACCGGCGAGGGCGACTGCCTCATCCTCAGCAGCGGCGGTGGCTCGAGCGCAAGCCTGAGCATCCAGAACAACGCCCTGGTCGGCCAGACCGACTGGCGCCAGCCGTTCGAGCTCAGCTGCGGTCACTACGCCGACAATTCCAGCGCCCAGGTCAGTTTCTCGGGCAATGCGTTCTGGAACGTCAAGCAGGGACAGTGCCCCAGCGGCAGCATCTGCACCAACCCGCGGCTGGCCAGTACCACCCTCGCCAGCTTCGACGCCACCCCGCTCTCCGACAGCCCGCTGGTCAACAAGGCTCCGGCGCTGAGCGGCATCACCAACGACTTCTACACCAACCCCCGCCCGTCCGGTTCCGCACCCGACATCGGTGCGATCGAACTCCAGTCCGGCGGCGGCAGCCCGACCCCGACCTGCACCCGCAATGCACCGACGTTGAGCCTGAGCGGTGGCGGCAGTGCAGTGGCTGCCGGCACCGCGATCACCTACACCCTGAGCCTGACCAACCGCGACAGCAGCGCCTGCCAGAACACCAGCTTCAGCCTGGCCCGCACCGTCCCCTCCGGCTGGACCGGCACTCTCGGCAGCAGCAGCCTGAGCGTGGCCCCGGGCGCCAGTGCCAGCACCACCTTGCGCGTGACCTCGCCGACCAGCGCCAGCGCCGGCAGCTACAACATCGGTGCCGGGACCAGCAGCAGCGTGGGCAGCAGCCACACCGCCAATGCGTCTGCCACCTACACCGTGGCCAGCCAGACCGCGCCGCCGGCCCCCGGCTGCACGCGCGCCAAGCCAACGGTACGGCTGACCGGATCGAGCCGCCCGTCCCGTGCCGGCAATCCCGCCCGTTACACCCTGTCCATCACCAATCGCGACAGCGGTGCCTGTGGCAGCACCACGTTCAACCTGGCCCGCACGGTCCCGTCCGGCTGGACCGGCACCCTTGACGCGTCGAGCTTGCGGCTTGCCGCAGGTGCCAGTGGCAGCACCACCTTGCGGGTGAACTCGCAGCGCACGACCTCGGCTGGCAGCTACGACATCAGTGCCCGTACCACGAGCAGCGTGGGCAGCGTGCACAGCGCCAGCGCCGTTGCCAGCCACACCGTGGCCTCGGTGCGCCTGTACAGCTCGAGTGACGACAAGAGCGGGAGCGATGGCGTATCCGGCGCGTTCTGGGGTGGTTTCGACAATCGCCGCCTGATTCGCCTGGCTTCGGTGGATGGTCCGCAACAGCTTTTTGACCACTCCGGCCATTTCTCCGCCACGGATACGCGGCACTACGGAAGCGCCAGGCAGGCTGCGGATTCATCCTGGTACGTTGCCACGACGTCGTCCGCCCGCCGCGTGGCGCCGATCACGGACAGCATCGCGATGCTGGACGAGGAAGACGAAAACGAGCGCGCCGAGGGCACCCGAAGCAATGCTTCGAATCGACCGGCGACGGCGGCACCGGTCACCGTCAGTGCACCACAGTCCACTGCAGCGCCAGTCGCACCGTCCAGGCGGACCGGGACTCACGCGAAAACCCCGATCACCTGGCAGATCATCAGCTCAGTGCGCCACTACACCCTTGATGCGTCTGACGACATGGGCGACAGCCGCGCTGCCGGCCAGGTCGCGTACGCGGCCGTCCAGACCCAGTAA
- a CDS encoding right-handed parallel beta-helix repeat-containing protein, with protein sequence MPTASSGIRNRGGDLGILLALTLVPACGSPSAIEAVDGDGPRPPDARADGEVREDAAIWYVRTDGGSAAQCTGTSNAAYPGSGSSAGSPQACAWNSLHQALPIGATARINGGDTVYIAPGEYMIGWGAPGAEGGRCYSGGRYDCYLPPIPSGPSATSKTRILGLDPARPPKLWGTERVQSMLNLNGSSNVEIGHLEITDKSDCVEFHTNSSARCERNSAPYGQWASVGISASNSRNVHLHDLDIHGLANRGIMAGGLTDWTVERVKFVGNGWAGWDGDIGSGSSNSGNIVLREVEIGWNGCGERWQTRQPWACWAQQAGGYGDGLGTATTGGHWLIEDSYIHHNTSDGIDLLYMDGGSNSSVTIRRTHAVGNAGNQLKTNGRATIENSVVIGNCSFFDGRDSMQSGDQCRALGNVVSVGMVNSQPVVLRHNTITGEGDCLILSSGGDASTRLDITGNVLLGQTDWHRQQELSCVHYHDNSTAVTRFSGNVVWNTKRHRCPGDSLCIDPGLSDTRLAHFDPVPRPDSRIAGRGPVPDRDERDFKGNLRPAGQPSTPGAIEAPGK encoded by the coding sequence ATGCCAACGGCTAGCTCCGGCATCCGCAACCGGGGAGGCGACCTCGGCATCCTGCTTGCGCTGACCCTGGTCCCGGCCTGCGGAAGCCCTTCGGCCATCGAAGCCGTGGATGGGGATGGCCCGCGCCCGCCCGATGCGCGCGCCGACGGCGAAGTCCGCGAGGATGCCGCCATCTGGTACGTCCGCACCGACGGCGGCAGCGCTGCCCAGTGCACCGGCACCAGCAATGCCGCCTATCCCGGCTCCGGCTCGAGCGCTGGTTCACCCCAAGCCTGCGCCTGGAACTCCCTCCACCAGGCCCTGCCCATCGGCGCCACCGCTCGCATCAACGGCGGCGATACCGTCTACATCGCCCCCGGCGAATACATGATCGGCTGGGGCGCCCCCGGCGCCGAAGGCGGGCGCTGCTACTCCGGTGGCCGCTACGACTGCTACCTGCCGCCCATCCCCTCCGGTCCCAGCGCCACCAGCAAGACCCGCATCCTCGGCCTCGACCCCGCTCGCCCGCCCAAGCTCTGGGGCACCGAACGCGTCCAGTCCATGCTCAACCTCAACGGCAGCTCCAACGTCGAGATCGGACACCTGGAGATCACCGACAAGAGCGACTGCGTTGAATTCCACACCAACTCCAGCGCCCGCTGCGAGCGCAACTCCGCCCCCTACGGCCAGTGGGCCAGCGTCGGCATCTCCGCCTCCAACTCGCGCAACGTCCACCTCCACGACCTCGACATCCATGGCCTGGCCAACCGCGGCATCATGGCCGGCGGCCTCACCGACTGGACCGTGGAACGGGTCAAGTTCGTCGGCAACGGCTGGGCCGGCTGGGACGGCGACATCGGATCGGGCAGTTCCAACAGCGGCAACATCGTCCTGCGCGAGGTCGAGATCGGCTGGAACGGCTGCGGCGAACGCTGGCAGACCCGACAGCCCTGGGCCTGCTGGGCCCAGCAGGCCGGCGGCTACGGCGACGGCCTGGGCACCGCCACCACCGGCGGCCACTGGCTGATCGAGGACAGCTACATCCACCACAACACCTCCGACGGCATCGACCTGCTGTACATGGACGGCGGCAGCAACTCCTCGGTCACCATCCGCCGCACCCACGCCGTCGGCAATGCCGGCAACCAGCTCAAGACCAACGGCCGCGCCACCATCGAGAACTCGGTGGTGATCGGCAACTGTTCCTTCTTCGACGGTCGCGACTCCATGCAGTCCGGCGACCAGTGCCGTGCCCTGGGCAACGTCGTCTCCGTCGGCATGGTCAACAGCCAGCCGGTCGTGCTGCGGCACAACACCATCACCGGCGAGGGCGACTGCCTCATCCTCAGCAGCGGCGGTGATGCAAGCACCCGCCTCGACATCACCGGCAACGTGCTGCTTGGCCAGACCGACTGGCACCGGCAGCAGGAACTCAGCTGCGTTCATTACCACGACAACTCCACTGCCGTGACCCGCTTCTCCGGCAACGTGGTCTGGAACACCAAGCGCCATCGCTGCCCGGGCGACAGCCTGTGCATCGACCCGGGACTGTCCGATACCCGCCTGGCCCACTTCGACCCGGTACCGCGACCCGACAGCCGCATCGCGGGCCGCGGCCCGGTTCCGGACCGGGACGAACGCGACTTCAAGGGCAACCTCCGCCCCGCGGGCCAGCCCTCGACGCCGGGCGCGATCGAGGCACCCGGAAAATAA
- a CDS encoding serine O-acetyltransferase, producing MLETLRQDFQRYHRVALTTGPRLARLRACLRYGFIAVCLHRYGRWTRTLRPRWLSLPFKLIYAILKIPVELLLGIDISGNANIGPGLYIDHFGGIFLHCDAGRNLSVTQDVTLGYKGAGRSTRWPRLGDDVYIGAGAKVIGDVSIGDGVLIGANTVVTKDVPAHMRVVGAAIRISPLECLERTDLSGEGTAAASPSSADTPARTEATMHANG from the coding sequence ATGCTCGAAACCCTGCGACAAGACTTCCAGCGCTATCACCGCGTCGCCCTGACGACCGGCCCAAGGTTGGCCCGTCTTCGCGCCTGCCTGCGCTACGGCTTCATCGCCGTGTGCCTGCATCGCTACGGGCGCTGGACCCGGACCCTGCGGCCACGCTGGCTGTCGCTTCCGTTCAAGCTGATCTACGCAATCCTCAAGATCCCGGTGGAACTGCTGCTGGGGATCGACATCTCGGGCAATGCCAACATCGGACCCGGGCTGTATATCGACCACTTCGGCGGCATCTTCCTGCACTGCGATGCCGGCCGGAACCTCAGCGTCACCCAGGACGTCACCCTCGGCTACAAGGGTGCAGGCCGGTCCACGCGCTGGCCGCGGCTGGGCGACGACGTCTACATCGGTGCCGGCGCCAAGGTGATCGGCGACGTATCGATCGGGGATGGCGTGCTCATCGGCGCCAACACGGTCGTCACCAAAGACGTGCCCGCACATATGCGTGTCGTCGGCGCAGCGATCAGGATCTCGCCCCTCGAATGTCTTGAGCGCACCGATCTTTCTGGCGAAGGCACGGCGGCTGCCTCGCCGTCGTCCGCCGACACGCCGGCACGGACCGAGGCAACGATGCATGCCAACGGCTAG
- a CDS encoding YdcF family protein: protein MGYLLLSPLTWGLLLALALCLAWRRLGRRLRLAGLAMSALPLVLCTPLGANVLVRLAESGNGAAENCLQVEASSPIVVLSGGFLRSPGGIDDYAALNPESWRRLYAAVRLWQREGGELVIAGGGPYAIAESEMLASLARGWGVPDNALRTETESATTWENAFALRDHGSSRIRLVTSALHMPRARVAFGAAGFDPCAHPSGSDYQPPGGWGYFVPQSSALVKSERALHELAGTLAYRWRARRVGPS from the coding sequence ATGGGGTATCTGCTGCTCTCGCCGCTGACCTGGGGGCTGCTGCTGGCGCTGGCGCTTTGCCTGGCGTGGCGGCGTCTGGGACGGCGGTTGCGGCTGGCGGGGCTGGCGATGTCCGCGTTGCCGCTGGTGCTGTGCACGCCGTTGGGTGCCAATGTGCTGGTGCGGCTGGCCGAATCGGGAAATGGCGCTGCAGAGAATTGCCTGCAGGTGGAAGCGTCATCGCCGATCGTGGTGCTGTCCGGCGGGTTCCTGCGGTCGCCCGGCGGCATTGATGACTACGCTGCGTTGAATCCGGAGAGCTGGCGTCGGCTGTATGCGGCGGTACGGCTGTGGCAGCGCGAAGGTGGCGAGCTGGTGATCGCCGGCGGAGGTCCGTACGCCATCGCCGAGAGCGAGATGCTGGCCTCGCTTGCGCGCGGGTGGGGCGTGCCGGACAACGCGCTGCGGACCGAGACGGAGTCGGCCACGACGTGGGAAAACGCATTCGCCCTGCGCGATCACGGCTCGTCCCGGATCCGTCTGGTGACGTCCGCATTGCATATGCCACGTGCGAGGGTCGCGTTCGGTGCTGCGGGTTTCGATCCCTGCGCTCATCCCAGCGGCAGTGACTATCAGCCGCCTGGTGGCTGGGGGTATTTCGTCCCGCAGTCGTCGGCGCTGGTCAAGAGCGAGCGTGCGCTGCATGAGCTGGCCGGGACGCTGGCCTATCGCTGGCGTGCGCGGCGGGTGGGGCCGTCGTAG
- a CDS encoding glucosamine inositolphosphorylceramide transferase family protein, giving the protein MNLPSPPFPNSRGNTSPLYAPVAPIADPLRIGLLVDGDHVPAWVARIVEQIGNSGFARIVVVVRNNERPRRLSLRARIRTRLRHFAWQQYYQRDSRRRRGPDSPFHARELRPLIGEVPWFEVRPKRRGFVHRIESADLERINATRPDLLLRFGFNILRGGILQLPRHGVWSYHHDDSAEYRGGPAMFWEIHEGNPLTGTVLQRLSEELDAGAVLYRSHAATHPHSLELNRAPAYWKASSFVMRCLRSLAAGEPLRETPPGRCDKPLYRTPGNLKMAHFLARTHLRKARRWVDDRLRVPHWHVAWRHTREPLDPGAPTLSNMRELPCPRGHFYADPMLHMHRDEPWLFVEDFDYRLGKGSLVALPWSDQGPAGDARPVLDLDVHLSYPFVFEWRGETWMVPESAAARRVSLYRARRFPDQWEYVCDLLHGHRAVDATLHEHNGRWYLFANICESGGGTYDELFLFHADTPLGPFMPHPCNPIVSDVRRARPAGRLFTHNGALIRPAQDCARGYGNALVFHRVEELDARHYHEQPLGRLAPEWAPGLDGCHTYARLGDIEVVDGKQPVWRRRVGA; this is encoded by the coding sequence ATGAACCTGCCCTCGCCGCCGTTTCCCAACAGCCGGGGTAACACGAGTCCGCTGTACGCACCTGTCGCCCCGATAGCCGACCCGTTGCGGATCGGCCTGCTGGTGGATGGCGACCACGTGCCGGCGTGGGTCGCGCGGATCGTCGAACAGATCGGCAACAGCGGCTTCGCCAGGATCGTGGTCGTGGTCCGCAACAACGAGCGGCCACGCCGATTGTCCCTGCGCGCGCGCATCCGCACGCGGCTGCGCCACTTCGCCTGGCAACAGTACTATCAGCGCGACAGCCGCCGCCGACGTGGTCCTGATTCACCCTTCCACGCCCGCGAACTGCGCCCACTGATCGGTGAAGTGCCATGGTTCGAGGTCCGGCCAAAGCGCCGTGGCTTCGTCCACCGCATCGAGTCTGCGGACCTGGAGCGGATCAACGCCACCCGGCCCGACCTGCTGCTGCGTTTCGGCTTCAACATCCTGCGCGGGGGAATCCTGCAGCTGCCGCGGCACGGCGTGTGGTCCTATCACCACGACGACAGTGCCGAGTACCGCGGCGGGCCGGCGATGTTCTGGGAAATCCACGAGGGCAACCCGCTGACCGGCACCGTGCTGCAGCGGCTGAGCGAGGAACTCGACGCCGGCGCAGTCCTGTACCGTTCGCACGCGGCCACCCACCCACATTCGCTCGAACTCAACCGCGCACCGGCCTACTGGAAAGCCTCGTCCTTCGTGATGCGCTGCCTGCGCAGTCTGGCCGCCGGCGAGCCGTTGCGGGAAACACCGCCCGGCCGCTGCGACAAACCGCTCTACCGCACGCCCGGCAACCTGAAGATGGCCCATTTCCTGGCCCGGACCCACCTGCGCAAAGCGCGCAGGTGGGTCGACGACCGGCTGCGCGTGCCGCACTGGCATGTCGCCTGGCGCCACACTCGTGAACCGCTCGACCCGGGCGCGCCCACACTGTCCAACATGCGCGAACTGCCCTGTCCGCGCGGGCATTTCTATGCCGACCCGATGCTGCACATGCACCGCGACGAGCCGTGGCTGTTCGTCGAGGACTTCGACTACCGGCTCGGCAAGGGCTCACTGGTCGCATTGCCCTGGTCGGACCAGGGCCCGGCCGGCGACGCGCGCCCGGTGCTCGATCTCGACGTGCACCTCTCGTACCCATTCGTATTCGAATGGCGCGGCGAAACCTGGATGGTGCCTGAGTCCGCGGCCGCGCGCCGGGTCAGCCTGTACCGCGCACGCCGCTTTCCCGACCAGTGGGAATACGTCTGCGACCTGCTGCACGGCCATCGCGCCGTCGATGCGACCTTGCACGAACACAATGGCCGCTGGTACCTGTTCGCCAACATCTGCGAATCGGGCGGCGGCACCTACGACGAACTGTTCCTGTTCCATGCCGACACCCCGCTGGGGCCATTCATGCCCCACCCCTGCAATCCGATCGTCTCCGACGTGCGCCGCGCACGCCCGGCCGGCCGCCTGTTCACGCACAACGGCGCACTGATCCGGCCGGCACAGGACTGCGCCCGCGGATACGGCAACGCCCTCGTATTCCACCGGGTCGAGGAACTCGACGCCCGCCACTACCACGAACAGCCGCTGGGCCGGCTCGCACCGGAATGGGCACCCGGACTCGACGGCTGCCACACCTACGCCCGCCTCGGCGACATCGAAGTGGTCGACGGCAAACAACCGGTCTGGCGCCGCAGGGTCGGGGCCTGA
- a CDS encoding glycosyltransferase family 4 protein: MARIIALTSRLPFPPREGHQLRSWHLLKALAARHEVTLLSFVRRDDDLAGLDCLRKTFKAVHVFPIPSEHSGVSRARALLRGVGGADPFVVAKYASDAMRDTLRQLAVDADAVHFDMLPLFAHVDCVPDGVPTVLNAHNVEHVLLEKRLGIESNPLRRWFIATQIGRLRAFERAACRRAQLILACSTDDAACLQALAPDTAIRVTPNGVDLDGNAPATTAPAHGARMVFVGQMGWFPNRDGVEWFMGEVLPNIVAARPDADFVLVGKPEGLAVPANLRRHVTLAGFVPDLRPIVHDAAIYVVPLRAGSGTRLKVLEAMALGKAIVTTRIGSEGIALRDGEDAMFADDAGDFARAVLELMDDPMKIARLGSFARGCAERHYGWDAIGLGLLRDYDTLLDCTSPPDAPPPPSRSATTRNVVTT; the protein is encoded by the coding sequence ATGGCCCGCATCATCGCCCTGACCAGCCGCCTGCCGTTCCCGCCCCGGGAAGGCCACCAACTGCGCTCGTGGCACCTGCTCAAGGCATTGGCCGCGCGGCACGAGGTGACCCTGCTGTCTTTCGTACGCCGGGATGACGACCTCGCCGGCCTCGACTGTCTGCGCAAGACCTTCAAGGCCGTCCATGTGTTCCCGATCCCGAGCGAGCACTCGGGTGTCTCGCGCGCCCGCGCGCTTCTGCGCGGGGTCGGCGGAGCGGATCCGTTCGTGGTCGCCAAATATGCCTCTGACGCCATGCGCGACACCCTTCGACAGCTGGCCGTGGACGCCGATGCGGTTCATTTCGACATGCTGCCGCTGTTCGCCCATGTCGATTGCGTGCCCGACGGCGTGCCGACCGTGCTCAACGCGCACAACGTCGAGCACGTGCTGCTGGAGAAGCGACTGGGTATCGAATCCAACCCGTTGCGGCGCTGGTTCATCGCCACCCAGATCGGCCGGCTCCGCGCGTTCGAGCGGGCCGCCTGCCGACGCGCGCAGCTGATCCTGGCCTGCTCGACCGACGATGCCGCCTGCCTCCAGGCACTGGCGCCCGACACCGCCATCCGTGTCACCCCGAACGGGGTCGATCTCGACGGCAATGCCCCGGCCACGACCGCTCCGGCGCATGGCGCACGGATGGTCTTCGTCGGTCAGATGGGCTGGTTCCCCAACCGCGACGGCGTGGAGTGGTTCATGGGCGAGGTGTTGCCGAACATCGTCGCTGCCCGCCCGGACGCCGATTTCGTGCTGGTCGGCAAGCCGGAGGGACTGGCGGTCCCGGCGAACCTGCGCCGACACGTGACCCTGGCCGGTTTCGTCCCCGACCTGCGGCCGATCGTCCACGACGCAGCGATCTACGTGGTGCCGTTGCGTGCCGGCAGTGGTACCCGGCTCAAGGTGTTGGAGGCGATGGCGCTGGGCAAGGCGATCGTCACCACCCGCATCGGCAGTGAAGGCATTGCTCTGCGCGATGGCGAGGATGCGATGTTCGCCGACGATGCCGGTGATTTCGCCAGGGCGGTGCTGGAACTGATGGACGACCCGATGAAGATCGCACGGCTGGGTTCGTTCGCCCGCGGCTGCGCCGAGCGCCACTATGGCTGGGACGCGATCGGCCTGGGCCTGCTCCGCGACTACGACACTCTGCTGGACTGCACTTCGCCACCCGACGCCCCACCACCGCCATCCCGATCGGCAACGACGCGCAACGTGGTGACCACATGA
- a CDS encoding glycosyltransferase family 2 protein, whose amino-acid sequence MSAAMAMLFWLATAVVGYAYLGYPLLVRWLASRRATTPIMSTDAQAPRVTVLIAAHNEARRIASRLLDILAQEHPADRLSVIVVSDGSSDGTAWAADIGDPRVRVVELQPNGGKAVALNLAASMAEGEILVFADSRQRFVPGTLRALLMPFADPQVGAVSGELVIEGAGDEGLYWRMEKALRFDEARLGWLHGVSGAVHAMRRELFKPMPPGTVLDDMWLPLNVVLSGRRVWMARDAVALDVASATPGEEFHRKLRTLAGNWQLLARLPVLADPLRNPVFLAWFSHKFLRLVVPWALLAALIASALADGAFYRIALAAQLAGYAVAALAWAMPRPAARIPLLPAAGTFLMLNSAALLSLPASLTRDASRLWRKH is encoded by the coding sequence ATGAGCGCCGCGATGGCCATGCTGTTCTGGCTCGCGACGGCCGTGGTCGGCTACGCCTACCTCGGCTATCCGCTGCTAGTGCGATGGCTGGCGTCACGGCGCGCCACCACGCCGATCATGTCGACCGATGCACAGGCGCCGCGGGTCACGGTCCTGATCGCGGCGCACAACGAGGCCCGACGCATCGCCTCGCGCCTGCTCGACATCCTGGCCCAGGAGCATCCGGCCGATCGCCTGTCGGTCATCGTGGTCAGCGACGGCAGCAGCGACGGTACCGCCTGGGCCGCCGACATCGGCGACCCGCGTGTGCGGGTGGTGGAACTGCAGCCCAATGGCGGCAAGGCCGTGGCCCTCAACCTGGCCGCCTCGATGGCGGAAGGCGAAATACTGGTGTTTGCCGACTCCCGCCAGCGATTCGTTCCCGGCACCCTGCGAGCCCTGCTGATGCCGTTCGCCGACCCGCAGGTGGGTGCGGTCAGCGGCGAGCTGGTGATCGAAGGCGCAGGTGATGAAGGCCTGTACTGGCGGATGGAAAAAGCCCTGCGCTTCGACGAAGCACGGCTGGGCTGGCTGCACGGGGTCAGCGGTGCGGTGCACGCGATGCGGCGCGAACTGTTCAAGCCGATGCCGCCCGGCACCGTGCTCGACGACATGTGGCTGCCCTTGAACGTGGTGCTGTCCGGTCGCCGGGTATGGATGGCACGCGACGCGGTCGCGCTCGATGTGGCCAGCGCGACCCCCGGCGAGGAATTCCACCGCAAGCTGCGCACCCTGGCCGGCAACTGGCAGTTGCTGGCGCGGCTGCCGGTGCTCGCCGACCCGCTGCGCAACCCGGTGTTCCTGGCCTGGTTCTCGCACAAGTTCCTGCGCCTGGTGGTGCCCTGGGCGTTGCTAGCCGCGCTGATCGCCTCGGCATTGGCCGACGGCGCGTTCTATCGCATCGCCCTGGCGGCCCAGCTCGCCGGCTATGCGGTCGCCGCGCTGGCCTGGGCGATGCCGCGCCCGGCGGCACGGATTCCGCTGCTGCCCGCGGCCGGCACCTTCCTGATGCTCAACTCAGCGGCCCTGCTGTCGCTGCCGGCCTCACTCACCCGCGACGCGTCCCGACTCTGGCGCAAGCACTGA
- a CDS encoding polysaccharide deacetylase family protein codes for MLPVLMYHGLHADTGAPGRFDPVYSVHPDNFARQLDWLCKSGYRSVRFNDLADGGVDGTACGRRVVITFDDGDVSNVEIALPLLLERDMVAEFFITSDFVGEPGMLDIDDVRTLARHGMGIGSHGRSHRFLEDLDADAMELELRESRARLEAWSGQRVDALALPGGRGGRRELVVAAALGYRHLLGSVPGPNRHPGGGWIERIAVTRKLSDAHFRQLVRWQGMTPWVVLARHLALSIPKRLLGNAGYDTLRQRLLRQRPLRERLP; via the coding sequence ATGCTGCCGGTGCTGATGTACCACGGGCTTCACGCCGACACCGGCGCCCCAGGCCGTTTCGACCCGGTCTACAGCGTCCACCCGGACAATTTCGCCCGCCAGCTGGACTGGCTGTGCAAGAGCGGTTACCGCAGCGTGCGGTTCAACGACCTTGCCGATGGCGGTGTCGACGGCACTGCTTGCGGCCGGCGTGTCGTGATCACCTTCGACGATGGCGACGTGTCCAATGTCGAGATCGCGCTGCCACTGCTGCTCGAACGCGACATGGTCGCCGAGTTCTTCATCACCAGCGACTTCGTCGGCGAGCCGGGCATGCTCGACATCGACGATGTCCGCACTCTCGCCCGCCATGGCATGGGCATCGGCTCGCACGGACGCAGCCACCGTTTCCTGGAAGACCTGGACGCGGACGCCATGGAACTGGAGCTTCGCGAAAGCCGGGCACGGCTCGAAGCCTGGAGCGGACAACGCGTCGATGCCCTGGCCCTGCCCGGCGGACGCGGTGGCCGACGTGAGCTCGTGGTCGCCGCCGCACTCGGATACAGGCATCTGCTCGGTTCGGTACCAGGCCCCAACCGTCATCCGGGCGGAGGCTGGATCGAACGGATCGCGGTAACCCGAAAATTGTCCGACGCACACTTTCGCCAACTGGTCCGCTGGCAGGGCATGACGCCGTGGGTTGTCCTCGCGCGCCACCTTGCTCTCAGCATTCCCAAGCGTCTGCTCGGCAACGCCGGCTACGACACACTTCGGCAAAGACTGCTGCGGCAAAGACCGCTGCGGGAACGGCTGCCATGA